From Sulfuracidifex tepidarius, one genomic window encodes:
- a CDS encoding glycogen/starch synthase has translation MLKRIESIWIPDDVKRVWFLSFELFKVAGVGGMGNVVYYLGKELATRGYDVTVMMPSHGRHLNGNYRSMLSLNDMGITAEGDRRGTDGKYYHYRIGFEEGKLDGFKVIMVKGLDYDTGKILDSWNIYENAMEKSSLFTKGMERLTFHFMPDKLPDLIHANDWHSVVPAVKVKQTLEDRRVVIPMIFTIHLLNKVSAPWHFPSAEWSGLEDSYHYVWMVSRHSLMKYSYVWDALSHSSIEKFGCYEADVVSTVSYSYLTYDVYNFVGNWIENKSCVEYNGTDWSVKEASSLAEKFLSTRDRREGRKKILSSLHTLKAIPEDYTTGNMLWNARRSLGIRDDWTFEDMGEGPLILFTGRLSFQKGIDLLLRAMYEVVNEVHDARMIALGIPIGDYALLQDLIDRASELRDNVRLVLGRFDYELYKTFHYVSSVFAVPSRWEPFGINAIESMAVGTPVIAYAVGGLRESVIDLRGDQNNGTGMLVSPESIGDLSNAIIDSLLLAEAGEKNDSGLLSKLRTFKTSEVNMWNRVRDNASKRVEEKFTWGSVTNSVLDCYKKSLNMAKYRATSSF, from the coding sequence ATGCTTAAGAGAATAGAGTCGATATGGATTCCAGACGACGTGAAAAGAGTATGGTTCCTCTCATTTGAGCTTTTCAAGGTAGCAGGAGTAGGAGGGATGGGGAACGTAGTTTACTATCTGGGGAAGGAACTTGCGACGAGAGGATATGACGTGACGGTGATGATGCCTTCCCATGGGAGGCACTTGAACGGGAACTACAGATCAATGCTTTCCCTCAACGACATGGGGATCACAGCTGAGGGAGATAGGCGCGGGACAGACGGTAAGTATTACCACTACAGGATAGGTTTCGAAGAAGGTAAGTTAGACGGGTTCAAGGTTATCATGGTGAAGGGGTTAGACTACGACACAGGGAAGATCCTTGACTCGTGGAACATCTACGAGAACGCCATGGAGAAGTCCTCCCTCTTCACTAAAGGGATGGAGAGGCTGACGTTCCACTTCATGCCCGACAAACTGCCCGACCTGATACATGCTAACGACTGGCACTCCGTAGTTCCGGCAGTAAAGGTGAAGCAGACCTTGGAGGACAGGAGGGTGGTTATACCGATGATATTCACAATACATCTACTCAACAAGGTGTCTGCTCCCTGGCACTTCCCGTCGGCTGAGTGGAGCGGACTCGAGGACAGCTACCACTACGTGTGGATGGTGTCGCGCCACTCCCTCATGAAGTACTCTTACGTCTGGGACGCGTTGTCACATAGCTCCATAGAGAAATTCGGCTGTTACGAGGCTGACGTGGTCTCGACCGTTAGCTATAGCTACCTCACATACGACGTTTACAACTTCGTGGGCAACTGGATAGAGAACAAGAGCTGTGTGGAGTACAACGGGACTGACTGGAGTGTGAAGGAAGCCTCCTCCCTAGCGGAGAAGTTCCTCTCAACTAGGGACAGGAGAGAGGGGAGGAAGAAGATACTCTCGTCACTGCATACCCTCAAGGCGATACCGGAGGACTACACCACGGGGAACATGTTGTGGAACGCCAGGAGATCCCTCGGTATAAGGGATGACTGGACGTTTGAGGACATGGGAGAGGGTCCCCTCATCCTTTTCACGGGCAGGCTGTCTTTCCAGAAGGGAATAGACCTACTTTTGAGGGCAATGTATGAAGTAGTTAACGAGGTACACGATGCAAGGATGATAGCGTTAGGTATCCCAATAGGGGACTACGCTCTTCTACAAGACCTCATAGATAGGGCTTCTGAGTTGAGGGACAACGTGAGGCTGGTCCTTGGCAGGTTCGACTATGAGCTGTATAAGACTTTCCATTACGTTTCCTCTGTCTTCGCCGTACCCTCCAGGTGGGAGCCCTTCGGAATAAACGCGATAGAGTCCATGGCTGTGGGCACTCCAGTCATAGCTTACGCTGTAGGAGGTCTGAGGGAAAGCGTGATCGACCTCAGAGGAGACCAGAACAATGGGACTGGAATGTTAGTGTCCCCGGAGAGCATAGGAGACCTTTCTAACGCGATCATAGACTCCCTCCTCTTGGCTGAGGCGGGAGAGAAGAACGACTCTGGACTCCTGTCGAAACTCAGGACGTTCAAGACCAGCGAAGTCAACATGTGGAACAGGGTGAGGGACAACGCGTCCAAGAGGGTAGAGGAGAAGTTCACGTGGGGGTCCGTGACGAACTCTGTGCTGGACTGCTACAAGAAGTCCCTTAACATGGCTAAATATAGGGCTACATCTTCTTTTTAA
- a CDS encoding MoaD/ThiS family protein has translation MKVTVNLIKESKVVEVEVDEGSTIRDLLKKIGYTPQGSVVLRGNTPVPEDERVRSNETLTVFLVATGG, from the coding sequence ATGAAAGTAACTGTCAACCTGATAAAGGAATCCAAAGTGGTGGAAGTAGAAGTAGATGAGGGGTCTACCATAAGGGACTTGCTGAAGAAGATAGGCTACACTCCCCAAGGCTCAGTAGTACTCAGAGGTAACACCCCCGTCCCAGAGGACGAGAGGGTGAGGTCAAACGAGACGTTGACAGTCTTCCTAGTTGCGACGGGTGGATGA
- a CDS encoding nucleotidyltransferase family protein, whose protein sequence is MNWNLSDVKVVVPIGGEATRLRPLTIETSKATVRLLNRPLIEFPIAELASQGLKEFIFGVKGYINYKSLFDTFKEGVGFSARHRIKPRVHFKYQPRVDSVGNADSVRINMEYYRIEEPVLVIQGDNIFRMDVRKALEYHDEREAMMTIVLKKSDDVREFGVADLDKDMLIKRFVEKPKRPEDAPSNLINTGIYILSPEIRKVFRSNEMTEMLKQGKMDFGNDVIPFLIKKGYPVYGYVTDDLWFDVGTPDRYLDAMLTLLKELPDREIEGIRIDKEKRIFVQGTSPDSIRRRNVIRNKYRKGKISIEGNVLIGRHCQINEGTHIENSSIDNFTILGRGVKVIGSSVMDRVFIGDGAVIENSVIGRHVEIRSTQGKPVKVVNSVIGDDVVIMGGVELTGSKVYPHKIINEGSKMNDTVLT, encoded by the coding sequence ATGAACTGGAACCTTTCTGATGTAAAAGTAGTAGTCCCGATAGGCGGTGAGGCGACCAGACTCAGACCACTCACCATAGAGACGTCTAAGGCAACCGTCAGGCTGCTCAACAGACCATTAATAGAGTTCCCAATAGCTGAGCTCGCGTCCCAGGGGTTGAAGGAGTTCATATTCGGGGTGAAAGGTTACATTAACTACAAGTCACTCTTCGACACATTTAAGGAAGGAGTGGGTTTCTCAGCCAGACACAGGATAAAACCCAGGGTTCACTTCAAGTATCAGCCACGTGTGGACAGCGTTGGAAACGCCGACTCAGTGAGGATAAACATGGAGTACTATAGAATAGAGGAGCCAGTCCTCGTAATACAAGGAGACAACATCTTCAGGATGGACGTGAGGAAAGCCCTCGAATACCACGACGAGAGGGAAGCCATGATGACTATAGTGTTGAAGAAGAGCGATGACGTGAGGGAGTTCGGGGTCGCAGACCTTGATAAGGACATGCTCATAAAGAGGTTCGTTGAGAAACCCAAGAGACCAGAAGACGCACCGTCGAACTTGATAAACACGGGGATTTACATCCTTTCACCGGAGATAAGGAAGGTGTTCAGGTCCAACGAAATGACGGAGATGTTGAAACAGGGTAAGATGGACTTCGGCAACGACGTGATACCCTTCCTCATAAAGAAGGGATACCCCGTTTACGGTTACGTCACCGACGACTTGTGGTTCGACGTCGGGACGCCCGACAGATACTTGGACGCAATGTTGACCCTCCTGAAGGAATTACCTGATAGAGAAATAGAAGGGATAAGGATAGATAAAGAGAAGAGGATTTTCGTACAAGGAACCAGCCCCGACTCTATCAGGAGGAGAAACGTGATCAGGAACAAGTACAGGAAGGGTAAGATCTCCATAGAGGGGAACGTACTCATAGGTAGGCATTGCCAGATTAACGAAGGGACTCACATCGAGAACTCCTCAATAGACAATTTCACCATCCTGGGAAGGGGAGTGAAGGTCATAGGCTCCTCAGTCATGGACAGAGTGTTCATAGGTGACGGGGCAGTAATAGAGAACTCCGTCATAGGGAGACACGTGGAGATAAGGTCAACTCAAGGCAAGCCGGTGAAAGTGGTGAACAGCGTTATCGGCGACGATGTCGTGATCATGGGAGGAGTTGAACTAACCGGTTCAAAGGTTTACCCGCATAAGATCATCAATGAAGGTAGCAAGATGAACGACACAGTGCTGACGTGA
- a CDS encoding GNAT family N-acetyltransferase translates to MTNMLEIRRASMDDLTHLMDLYSSLTDEDLYMRFFVYHKVSEEEVRRILTQEDHITILACRDGKVVGEGSLYDNGEFSLVVRREHRRLGIGTRIVSSLISLAKEKGLPRVIFYTLPNNYPMIAIGRKLGFSLKFDDEEVVGSRAP, encoded by the coding sequence ATAACAAACATGTTAGAGATTAGACGTGCTTCCATGGACGATTTAACACATCTCATGGATCTCTATTCATCACTTACAGACGAAGACCTTTACATGAGGTTCTTCGTTTACCACAAGGTTAGCGAAGAGGAAGTGAGGCGAATCCTGACCCAGGAAGACCACATCACAATTTTGGCGTGTAGGGACGGAAAGGTCGTGGGAGAAGGATCCCTCTACGATAACGGCGAGTTCAGTTTGGTAGTGAGGAGAGAGCACAGGAGGCTCGGGATAGGGACCAGGATAGTATCTTCCTTGATCTCTTTGGCGAAGGAGAAAGGTTTACCCAGAGTGATATTTTATACGTTACCCAATAATTACCCCATGATAGCAATAGGGAGGAAGCTGGGTTTCTCCCTGAAGTTCGACGACGAGGAAGTAGTGGGGTCCAGGGCACCTTAG
- the pyk gene encoding pyruvate kinase — protein MVGIFVSDVRTKIVVTLGPSSIDKARELSRYANVFRFNFAHGDEDSHAEYFQKVRETKVPILVDLPGPKLRIGDLKSRVVLKKGDKVTFSQIDGIPVEDPLFYEAVQEGHDVLLADGTIKVRILTVEKDRVEGEVIEGGVLTSRKGINIPEARLKAGLTENDIKLMKEAIDLGSDFIGLSFVLGPEDVKRAKEIVGEKSWIVSKIEKKEAVSRITEIVSFTDAVMVARGDLGVEIGLENLPIVQRKIVRISRNAGKPVILATQVLESMVNSPVPTRAEVIDVANSIVEGVDAIMLSDETAAGNFPLESVKYLHDTIMAVEPHVRAKRPKGDNEDDAIAIAGVKAAYLSSAEAIAVHSRSGASVVRVSRMRPRQRILGLCPDEKMARKLALCWGVSPFVVKKVDNLNEIVKIVEETTLKLGLKGKVVILGGDPTQEEGKTNFLMIRG, from the coding sequence ATGGTAGGAATTTTCGTATCCGACGTAAGAACTAAAATCGTAGTTACTTTAGGTCCGTCCTCCATAGATAAGGCCAGAGAGCTGTCTAGGTATGCCAACGTCTTTAGGTTCAACTTCGCTCACGGTGATGAAGATTCCCACGCAGAGTATTTTCAGAAGGTGAGGGAAACCAAGGTCCCAATCCTTGTGGACTTGCCCGGCCCGAAGTTGAGGATAGGAGACCTGAAATCGAGAGTAGTTCTGAAGAAAGGAGATAAGGTAACCTTCTCACAGATCGATGGTATACCAGTAGAAGATCCCTTGTTTTATGAAGCTGTTCAGGAAGGACATGACGTTCTCCTGGCTGACGGAACAATAAAGGTGAGGATACTTACTGTGGAGAAGGATAGAGTAGAGGGAGAGGTAATCGAGGGCGGTGTCCTAACATCGAGGAAAGGAATAAACATACCCGAAGCGAGATTGAAGGCCGGATTAACCGAGAACGACATCAAGCTCATGAAGGAAGCTATAGATCTGGGCTCAGATTTCATAGGGCTTTCTTTTGTGCTAGGTCCCGAAGACGTTAAGAGAGCTAAGGAGATTGTAGGGGAGAAGTCGTGGATAGTATCCAAGATAGAGAAGAAAGAGGCAGTGTCAAGGATAACTGAAATCGTCAGTTTCACCGACGCTGTAATGGTAGCCCGAGGTGATCTGGGGGTTGAAATAGGTCTTGAGAACTTACCTATAGTCCAAAGGAAGATAGTCAGGATCTCAAGGAATGCGGGAAAGCCCGTGATCCTAGCAACGCAGGTGTTGGAGTCCATGGTTAACAGCCCTGTCCCCACTAGGGCTGAAGTGATAGACGTGGCGAACTCGATAGTTGAGGGGGTAGACGCGATCATGCTTAGCGATGAGACTGCGGCGGGCAATTTCCCTTTGGAGAGCGTTAAATATCTGCACGATACAATAATGGCAGTTGAGCCTCATGTGAGGGCTAAGAGACCCAAGGGGGATAACGAGGACGACGCTATCGCCATCGCAGGGGTTAAGGCAGCCTACCTGTCTTCAGCTGAAGCCATAGCGGTGCACAGCAGGAGCGGAGCCTCAGTCGTGAGGGTTTCCAGAATGAGACCAAGACAGAGGATATTAGGTCTTTGCCCGGACGAGAAGATGGCCAGGAAGTTGGCGCTGTGTTGGGGGGTTTCTCCTTTCGTAGTCAAGAAGGTTGACAACTTGAACGAAATAGTGAAAATCGTGGAGGAGACAACTTTGAAACTGGGCCTCAAGGGAAAAGTGGTAATCCTGGGAGGCGACCCGACACAGGAGGAAGGTAAAACCAATTTCCTAATGATTAGGGGGTAG
- a CDS encoding glycoside hydrolase family 57 protein, translating into MNKLTVGFEVHQPFRIRKDMFWNPIYRGYLEERFIDMKVNREIFEKVKKRCYLPATTVILEEIERGEEEGREVKFFFSISGTFMEQAEKWGKEVIELFQQLSYTHKVEFLSQTYYHSVTSMWEDLSEWREQVKEHRELIKSYFKQTPVTFENTELLTNNRVVQEASKMGFNAILTEGVERELKGRNPNYIYKHENSGMSILFRNYRLSDDIAFRFSNKAWDQYPLTADKFASWVKWTPGQNGLVFVDYETFGEHHDQSTGILDFLRWLPSSLSREGVSMTLPREVSRDAYDSFKFQGTTSWADIKKDESSWLGNIMQWAYDDMVRRSEMPSKEIGKERLKVWKYFTTSDNYYYMFLGEGGPAEVHSYFNAFGSPIDAFINEFFAINVFLDEELHALDVKNEPYFFTSKDKRSSVAWNRKEFMEIVKREPKFKSHEENLKRWLQDA; encoded by the coding sequence ATGAACAAATTAACTGTAGGCTTTGAGGTACATCAACCTTTTAGGATAAGGAAGGACATGTTTTGGAACCCTATCTACAGAGGTTACCTAGAGGAAAGGTTCATAGACATGAAGGTGAATAGAGAGATTTTCGAGAAGGTGAAAAAGCGATGTTACTTGCCTGCGACTACAGTGATACTTGAAGAGATAGAGAGAGGGGAAGAGGAAGGAAGGGAAGTGAAGTTCTTCTTTTCAATCAGCGGGACTTTCATGGAGCAGGCTGAGAAGTGGGGAAAAGAGGTCATAGAGCTCTTTCAACAACTTTCTTACACACATAAGGTCGAGTTCCTTTCCCAGACTTACTATCACTCGGTGACGTCTATGTGGGAAGACTTGAGCGAATGGAGGGAGCAGGTGAAGGAACATAGGGAATTGATTAAATCTTACTTCAAACAGACACCAGTAACTTTTGAGAACACCGAGCTTCTCACGAACAACAGGGTAGTCCAAGAGGCTAGTAAGATGGGCTTCAACGCAATCCTAACAGAGGGAGTTGAGAGGGAACTGAAGGGAAGAAACCCTAACTACATTTACAAACACGAGAACAGCGGGATGTCGATACTGTTCAGGAACTACAGACTGAGCGACGACATAGCCTTCAGGTTCTCAAATAAGGCTTGGGACCAATACCCTCTCACGGCGGACAAGTTCGCATCGTGGGTCAAGTGGACTCCGGGTCAGAACGGTTTGGTCTTCGTTGATTACGAAACCTTCGGGGAGCACCACGACCAGTCCACGGGAATTCTCGACTTCCTGAGGTGGTTGCCCTCATCCCTCTCTAGGGAAGGAGTGTCCATGACCTTACCGAGGGAGGTGTCGAGGGACGCTTACGACTCGTTCAAGTTTCAGGGTACCACTTCCTGGGCTGACATAAAGAAGGACGAGAGCAGTTGGTTGGGGAACATAATGCAGTGGGCTTATGACGACATGGTGAGGAGATCTGAAATGCCTTCCAAGGAGATAGGGAAAGAGAGGCTGAAGGTATGGAAGTACTTCACCACCAGTGACAACTATTACTACATGTTCCTTGGCGAGGGAGGTCCTGCTGAGGTACACTCATACTTCAACGCTTTCGGATCTCCGATAGACGCGTTCATAAACGAGTTCTTCGCGATCAACGTCTTCCTAGACGAGGAGCTCCACGCACTCGACGTTAAGAACGAACCTTACTTCTTCACGTCAAAGGACAAGAGGTCGTCCGTAGCGTGGAACAGGAAGGAATTCATGGAGATCGTGAAGAGGGAGCCAAAGTTTAAGTCCCATGAAGAGAACCTAAAGAGGTGGCTTCAAGATGCTTAA
- a CDS encoding YidH family protein, translated as MVSATDHLANERTFLAWVRTGIALIGFGFVIAKFAIFLDLIKETKDVSISSSVVYGEVLIFMGALTITYGIYSYVAVEKDLQRGEYKSRSLQNTIFAGSIIVIALVMSFLLL; from the coding sequence ATGGTATCAGCAACAGACCACCTAGCCAATGAGAGGACCTTCCTGGCCTGGGTCAGGACCGGGATAGCGTTAATAGGGTTCGGTTTCGTGATAGCTAAGTTCGCGATCTTCCTAGACTTGATAAAAGAGACCAAGGACGTCTCTATATCTTCCTCAGTTGTTTACGGTGAAGTCCTCATCTTCATGGGGGCATTGACGATAACCTACGGGATTTACTCTTACGTAGCGGTAGAGAAGGACTTGCAGAGGGGAGAATACAAGTCTAGAAGCTTGCAGAACACCATATTCGCAGGATCGATAATAGTGATAGCACTTGTCATGTCTTTCCTTCTGCTGTGA
- a CDS encoding transcriptional regulator: MGKIIIPCERATKDVIPAIKVMLIKRLSEGGMTQSEIAKVFDITTADVNYYLHGKRGNTPITKKLEENPDFNGVVSEYASRILNKRDENYNLCMLCSYARTKILKETQLCPYEW; the protein is encoded by the coding sequence ATGGGAAAGATAATCATACCATGTGAGAGGGCCACGAAGGACGTAATACCGGCCATAAAGGTGATGTTGATAAAACGCTTAAGCGAGGGCGGTATGACGCAGTCTGAGATAGCGAAGGTCTTCGACATAACTACTGCAGATGTGAATTACTATCTTCATGGAAAGAGGGGAAACACGCCTATAACTAAAAAGTTGGAGGAGAACCCTGATTTCAACGGGGTTGTAAGCGAATATGCGTCTAGGATCCTCAATAAGAGAGATGAGAACTATAACCTTTGCATGCTCTGTAGTTATGCTAGGACTAAGATATTGAAAGAAACTCAGCTCTGTCCTTACGAGTGGTAG
- a CDS encoding glycoside hydrolase family 15 protein, with protein sequence MRVASLGNGNLLVNVDEKGRIVDLYYPYVGMENQTSGEPIRYAAFSDGVTSVDDEWKVEVGYLDSTNMVEVRQSSDRLNVSMLTYYFLDNEENTLYSLIKVFNNSPKRRDIKLFFINNFNLYASSFGDTGFYDPITQSVIHYKAKRYIGVKLFSTSSFTEEYQISKGDLMYDVYDGKLDGGTIANGDVNSAVAVNLTIDSNTFSKAYFTISFSRELEDLRRMLRKVNFAQVETSFTLSYMFWKNWLSRSSFKFTEDKFRKLYNVSLLAVRNHMDGRGSLIASSDYSFVKVYADSYQYCWPRDCAYASYALEVAGYRELVNRHLHFMECLTSNEGFFYHKYNPDGSLASSWHPWVMEGRPIYPIQEDETALPIWLMGAHFEAVGDVDEIEKPYKRFVKRSMRFLMDYMEEGLPKPSFDLWEERYGIHMFTVATVYGALQKGALLAKAMGDEVLAEDSIEVATSLKEVAMKRLVSNGRFIRRIDEHGEKDMVVDASMYAPYFFGMVKPDDPIMVKTIQEIEGKLKVNGGIIRYENDFYQRRKKDPNPWVITTLWVAEYYADLGKVEKAMEYINWVSSKAIPSGLLPEQVDPETGEPTSVTPLVWSHAEYIIAINKAMKI encoded by the coding sequence ATGAGAGTTGCGAGCCTGGGAAACGGGAACTTATTGGTCAACGTCGACGAGAAGGGAAGGATCGTAGACCTTTATTACCCTTATGTGGGGATGGAAAACCAGACCTCCGGGGAGCCGATAAGGTACGCAGCCTTCAGCGACGGTGTGACCAGCGTAGACGATGAGTGGAAAGTCGAGGTGGGGTATCTCGATTCCACTAACATGGTGGAGGTGAGACAGAGTTCAGACAGACTTAACGTTTCAATGCTGACCTATTACTTCCTAGACAACGAAGAGAACACCCTCTATTCCCTAATAAAAGTGTTCAACAACTCCCCCAAGAGGAGGGACATAAAGCTCTTCTTCATCAATAACTTCAACTTGTACGCTTCCTCCTTCGGCGACACTGGATTTTACGATCCGATAACCCAGTCTGTGATACACTATAAGGCGAAAAGGTACATTGGAGTAAAGTTGTTCTCTACCTCCTCGTTCACGGAGGAATACCAGATCTCAAAGGGAGACCTTATGTATGACGTCTACGACGGTAAGCTCGACGGAGGTACTATAGCTAATGGAGACGTGAACTCAGCTGTAGCTGTGAACCTCACAATAGATTCTAACACTTTCTCAAAGGCTTACTTCACGATCTCCTTCTCCAGGGAGCTTGAAGACCTCAGGAGGATGTTGAGAAAGGTTAACTTCGCTCAGGTGGAGACTTCGTTCACCCTCAGTTACATGTTCTGGAAGAACTGGCTCTCCAGGAGCTCGTTCAAATTTACAGAGGATAAGTTCAGGAAACTTTATAACGTCAGCTTGCTTGCGGTGAGGAACCACATGGACGGCAGGGGGAGCCTCATAGCTTCGTCTGACTACTCCTTCGTTAAGGTATATGCTGACTCCTACCAGTACTGTTGGCCGCGTGACTGTGCCTACGCGTCTTACGCTCTCGAGGTAGCCGGTTACAGAGAGCTGGTGAACAGACACCTCCACTTTATGGAGTGCTTGACCAGCAACGAAGGGTTCTTTTACCATAAGTATAACCCTGACGGAAGCTTGGCTAGCTCGTGGCATCCTTGGGTCATGGAGGGAAGACCCATCTATCCGATACAGGAGGACGAGACTGCATTACCTATCTGGCTCATGGGGGCCCACTTCGAAGCCGTAGGGGACGTAGACGAGATAGAGAAACCGTATAAGAGGTTCGTGAAGAGGTCAATGAGGTTCCTCATGGACTACATGGAGGAAGGGTTACCTAAACCGTCTTTCGACCTTTGGGAGGAGAGGTACGGAATCCACATGTTCACCGTGGCAACTGTGTACGGTGCGCTCCAGAAGGGAGCTCTCTTGGCCAAGGCTATGGGGGACGAGGTGTTAGCCGAGGACTCAATAGAGGTAGCTACGTCCTTAAAGGAAGTCGCAATGAAGAGGTTAGTGAGCAACGGGAGGTTCATAAGGAGGATAGACGAGCACGGGGAGAAGGACATGGTAGTCGACGCGAGCATGTACGCTCCGTACTTCTTCGGCATGGTCAAGCCAGACGACCCTATAATGGTGAAGACAATACAGGAGATCGAAGGTAAGCTCAAGGTGAACGGTGGTATAATTAGGTATGAGAACGACTTCTACCAAAGGAGAAAGAAAGATCCCAACCCGTGGGTAATTACCACGCTCTGGGTCGCTGAGTATTACGCTGACCTCGGGAAGGTCGAGAAAGCTATGGAGTACATAAACTGGGTCTCGTCTAAGGCAATCCCTTCGGGTCTCCTCCCCGAACAGGTGGACCCTGAGACGGGTGAGCCTACGTCAGTTACTCCCTTGGTTTGGTCTCACGCTGAGTACATAATAGCTATTAACAAGGCTATGAAGATTTAA
- a CDS encoding FAD-dependent oxidoreductase, translating to MKVAIVGGGIVGLFASYYLREEDVTIFEKEELGHGSVHAAGLIEPFRFDRINSLNMMKKMLRFRNKGVTVMREVDRRWLITLLKEMEKTPPEEAWETMREMASFSLKEYKRMAEEKNDFLYFEDGLLEVYSDKTGMEKGVEEERRSPFRNKFEEVEVDGFAGGIFFPELSRLSTEKFVERMKKEIAHVKVIKREVKDLNELNDFDVIVLTSGAHVRDFVDVPLTAFRGVGFRVEGKPVLNSAFVHVESGIAVSPLDYVKVTGGFDADFSDHDRRDEIIRSASNLVKFEKVVDVKWGLRPCSPDGFPILGRRDNLVVATGACRLGWSYAPAMGMFASKLARGEERDYGYLSRFLPPNH from the coding sequence TTGAAAGTCGCTATCGTAGGAGGAGGAATAGTAGGTCTGTTCGCTTCCTATTACCTGAGGGAAGAGGACGTCACTATCTTCGAAAAGGAGGAACTAGGTCACGGCTCCGTCCACGCCGCAGGCTTGATAGAGCCTTTCAGGTTCGATAGGATAAACTCACTCAACATGATGAAGAAGATGCTGAGGTTCAGGAACAAAGGGGTAACAGTGATGAGAGAAGTGGACAGGAGATGGTTGATCACCCTGCTCAAGGAGATGGAGAAGACTCCCCCAGAGGAAGCTTGGGAGACCATGAGGGAAATGGCTTCGTTCTCACTCAAGGAGTACAAGAGAATGGCAGAAGAGAAGAACGACTTCCTCTACTTCGAGGATGGCCTCCTGGAGGTGTATTCTGATAAAACTGGTATGGAGAAGGGGGTCGAGGAGGAGAGAAGATCCCCGTTCAGGAACAAGTTCGAGGAGGTGGAGGTGGACGGCTTCGCTGGCGGGATATTCTTCCCCGAGCTGTCTAGGCTGTCCACAGAGAAGTTCGTTGAGAGGATGAAGAAGGAAATAGCACACGTGAAGGTGATCAAGAGGGAAGTGAAGGACCTAAATGAGCTAAACGACTTTGACGTGATAGTCCTGACCTCAGGTGCCCACGTAAGGGACTTCGTCGACGTTCCCCTCACCGCTTTTCGTGGGGTCGGTTTCAGAGTTGAGGGAAAGCCAGTCCTGAACTCGGCATTCGTTCACGTTGAGAGCGGAATAGCCGTGTCTCCTCTAGACTACGTTAAGGTCACCGGTGGTTTCGACGCTGACTTCTCCGACCACGACAGGAGGGACGAGATAATTAGGTCAGCGTCAAATCTAGTCAAGTTCGAGAAGGTAGTAGACGTCAAGTGGGGTCTCAGGCCTTGTTCTCCAGACGGGTTCCCCATACTTGGTAGAAGGGACAACTTAGTTGTGGCGACCGGGGCTTGTAGGTTAGGGTGGAGTTACGCCCCAGCCATGGGGATGTTCGCGTCGAAGCTAGCCAGAGGCGAAGAGAGGGATTACGGATACCTCTCACGTTTCCTACCCCCTAATCATTAG